Part of the Xenopus tropicalis strain Nigerian chromosome 3, UCB_Xtro_10.0, whole genome shotgun sequence genome, atctcgcacctactataacctgctatcccacagccccagtccttcagagggctattatcccccactgctaccataggcaccatctctccctatatacctgctattccacagcccagtcccttcccagaggctatatatccccccactgctctatagcaccatctctcccttactaTACCGCTTCCCAACAGCCAAGTCCTtaccccagaggctattatcccccactgctactataggcaccatctctccctactatacctgctacccacagcccagtcccttcccagaggctatatttcccccatgctactataggcaccatctctcctactatacctgctatcccacagccccagtcccttcccagaggctattatcccccactgctactataggcaccatctctccctactatacctgctaccccagccccagtcccttcccagaggctattatccccccactgctactataggcaccatctctccctactatacctgctatcccacagccacattctgTGTGATCCCtgattctttatattttttattcctgTAGCACAAAACAAATAGTGAGTAGTTCTCCTTTGAATGGAAATTACCCTTCGAACTGGGACGCCTCCGCCCTGCCGGATATTGGCTATAAGGTATTACTGAGTTTGGGAAAATGAACTTAGAAGGGGTTGTAAAGCCAACCCTAACGCTGCCCCATTGTttcattgtgcaatattgctttaagaatacaaccctgatgttgctggactacagctcccagcatgcctcacccttcattatatattacattattctgggatttgtagtccagcaacaactaaaTAAAGTTTTGTTTGAGGCGAGCAGACCAAAATAAGTAAAAGTAGGTTTATATTGGAAtaatatgtccccccccccatagttGGTGAGCGTCCCGGAGACTTCCCATGAGTACTTGCAGATCTTCATCCTTTTCGACAGGACCATGTCTGGCCAAACAGTGAGGGTCCAGCGCATCCAGAACAAGTCTCTCTGGGAGGTCTACCAGTGgtacgtacccccccccccacaccgaCTGGGGCACCCACTGGCCCCCCCTACAGAATATAACCCTGTCCTATGTTTCCAGGCAAAAGTTGCAGATGCAGAAGGCAAACCCGGGGAAGGCGGTGGAAGAGATGCAGCTGTTCCACGGGACCGACCCGTCTCACCGAGAGGCAATCTGCCACCAGAACTTTGATTGGCGAATGTGCGGCACTAACGGAACTGTATATGGGGAAGGTAGGTTGGCACTgggggcattaaaggagaaggaaaggctaataaagagttaatctcaagctgcaggcataccttcagttctctcaatagtgcccttaagtctccctgtatttcacctgttcagaagatcagaagccaaacagaaaaaaaaaacactgagctgggtaaagaagattcccataatgcaacgctccttcccagacttggcgactcgGGACTGTAGGCAGCGCATGTGCACATATCAGGAGCATtgggttgccatggcgacgcagcgaccggagaactctgtgacatgcagacccggcaggtggggggagcgggggggcaggtgcggggagTGGTGGAggttttgtggcaggagcgggaagctggggggggtttgtggcaggagcggggagcttggggggtttgtggcaggagcggggagctgggggggtttgtggcaggagcggggagctggggggggtttgtggcagggcggggagctggggggtttgtggcagagcgggagctggggggggtttgtggcaggagcggggagctgggggggcgtttgtggcaggtgcggggagtgGTGGAggttttgtggcaggagcgggaagctggggggggtttgtggcaggagcggggagcttgggggggtttgtggcaggagcggggagctggggggtttgtggcaggagcggggagctggggggggtttgtggcaggagcggggagctgggggggggtttgtggcaggagcggggagctgggggggtttgtggcaggagcggggagctgggggggtttgtggcaggagcggggagctggggggtttgtggcaggagcggggagctgggggggtttgtggcaggagcggggagctgggggggggtttgtggcaggagcggggatggggggggctggcttgtgcttttcagcccatacagacacgctggacaagatggcggcgccgttcactgacacaagtatgtaggttctagtatgtgtatctctgtaattctCCCATTAGGCAAGCCAGGGATATATGGTTGTTACTCAgtaatagtagtactatttaatagcgTGCTTCATAggttttgcctttccttgtcctttaaaggggatataaactctACACACAAGTGTTGCTCAGCACTAACGCTGCTGGACTAAAATTCCCAGAATTCCCCAGTGCATTACCCAGGctgaggcatgatgggaaatgtagtccggCAGCCATATTGCTGGTATTGTAGCCATTCTCCCACACTTACCTACCTTTCTGTGTTCTCGGCAGGGAGTTACTTTGCCAGAGACGCTTCCTACTCCCATAACTACTCAGTCCCCACAGCTACAGGCAGGAGAATGATGTTTGTGGCGCGGGTGCTGGTGGGAGACTATGTGACGGGAGACCCCACCATGAAGCGGCCCCCCCCGAGACCCGGCAGCGCCACCCAATGCTACGACAGCTGCGTGGACAGACTGCCCGACCCGACCATCTTCGTGGTGTTCGAAAAGCATCAGATTTATCCAGAATATCTCCTGGAGTACGAGCCAAGGAATATAGAAATGTGTTGTATCATTTAGCAGAGCCTCAGGGAACTTTCATAAttgtctaaaaatgtatttactgtgTATCTGGGGCTAAAGGTATTATAGTAAAATAAAGGTGCAAATCACAGCAGGTTCAGTCCTGGACAATCTTTTTTCTCCTCTAATGCGAGTATAGACAGAAatacagcagtcctgccctgctttatggctgagattctagctatctgtataacagagcattctgtcacagtggcacagatcctatctgatccccccattgtaagcagcagtcctgccctgctttatggctgagattctagctatctgtataacagagcattctgtcacagtggcacagatcctatctgatcccccattgtaagcagcagtcctgccctgctttatggctgagattctagctatctgtataacagagcattctgtcacagtggcacagatcctatctgatccccccccccattgtaagcagcagtcctgccctgctttatggctgagattctagctatctgtataacagagcattctgtcacagtggcacagatcctatctgatccccccattgtaagcagcagtcctgccctgctttatggctgagattctagctatctgtataacagagcattctgtcacagtggcacagatcctatctgatcccccccattgtaagcagcagtcctgccctgctttatggctgagattctagctatctgtataacagagcattctgtcacagtggcagcagatcctatctgatccccccattgtaagcagcagtcctgccctgctttatggctgagattctagctatctgtataacagagcattctgtcacagtggcacagatcctatctgatccccccattgtaagcagcagtcctgccctgctttatggctgagattctagctatctgtataacagagcattctgtcacagtggcacagatcctatctgatcccccccccattgtaagcagcagtcctgccctgctttatggctgagattctagctatctgtataacagagcattctgtcacagtggcacagatcctatccccccccccccccca contains:
- the parp12 gene encoding protein mono-ADP-ribosyltransferase PARP12 gives rise to the protein MLSAYEDREGASGDPKNVICLHHIWNYCMLGTDCGEMHYPLPYRWQQLVGTEWQDFTDMEAAERAFCHPENDSYVGVDFETMTYGTSLIRRLSTASSVTQPPESVLTTDWIWYWQDELGSWIEYGKPNSAMVSASITSALLENHYLERKSTVQFQAGSQYYEIKFREMIQRNCNYETPRRVRRRPTYRSSQDVQKLRGTTKQIVSSSPLNGNYPSNWDASALPDIGYKLVSVPETSHEYLQIFILFDRTMSGQTVRVQRIQNKSLWEVYQWQKLQMQKANPGKAVEEMQLFHGTDPSHREAICHQNFDWRMCGTNGTVYGEGSYFARDASYSHNYSVPTATGRRMMFVARVLVGDYVTGDPTMKRPPPRPGSATQCYDSCVDRLPDPTIFVVFEKHQIYPEYLLEYEPRNIEMCCII